The Nitrospira sp. genome segment AGATGACCCCAGCTCGCTTGAGTGTGAGAAGAATCTGTTCCAAGAATTCAACAGGGATGTGCTGGCGAGCGGCAATATCGTGACGCTGCAGAGTTCGGTTTCCGTGAACCAGCGTGAGTTCAAGCAACGCCCGGAGACCATATTCACTTTTCTTCGAGAGTTTCACGAAAGTAGAGTTAGTTTGTCAACAATCGTTGAGAATAGGGTAAACCTCGACGGTTCGTCAAGGTCAAAGTTTGTGGGACGAGTATTCAGTCGGTGGCCGACATAGGAGACGTCTCGGCTAGGTCGATCACTTCATAGTCCACTCTTCCTCCCAGCTTTTATTCCCTTTGGGGATTCATTAAGATAGGTACCTCGTATCGTTCTCCTCCACGAGGTCATTGTTGAAATCCAAGATCGTCTTTTCTTGCCAAACCTGTGGACATCAGGCGCCACGGTGGCTCGGCCGCTGTCCTGACTGCGGCGGCTGGAATACGATGAAAGAGGAGCGGCAAGCGGCGACCGGAAAAGGGCGACCTGCTGCCATAAAGACCGCTCAGCCCAAGGCCACGCCTATCGGTGAAATTGAAGTGGTGGGAGAGGATCGTCGGCTCACCCGTATCGGTGAATTCGATCGTGTCTTGGGCGGTGGGGTGATTCCCGGCGCGGTCATTCTCATCGGGGGCGATCCTGGAATCGGGAAGACAACGCTACTCTTGCAAGCCTTGCCACGGTTGGCGACCAAGGAGGCGCCTGTTCTCTACGTTTCCGGGGAAGAGTCTCCTCGGCAGATCAAGATGCGTGGGCAGCGGCTCGGCATCGAGCATCCGCATCTGTTGATTCTCGCCGAAACTTCTCTCGAACAAATTCTGAAAGCCGTCCAGGAAACTGGGCCAGCTGCGGTGGTGATCGATTCGATTCAGACAGTGTATACAGAACAAATTACCTCCGCTCCCGGTAGCATCAGTCAAGTTCAGGAAGTCGCCGGACAGCTGATGTGGTTTGCGAAACGAGCCGGTGTCCCGGTCTTTATCATCGGGCATGTGACCAAAGAAGGGGCCATTGCCGGGCCGCGGCTGCTGGAACATATCGTCGATACGGTCTTATACTTTGAAGGCGATAAAGGGCACAGCTATCGGATTCTCCGTGCCGTGAAGAATCGTTTTGGATCGACGAACGAAATCGGGGTCTTCGAAATGAAGGAGGTGGGGCTCGAAGAGGTGAATAACCCATCAGAGTTGTTTCTGGCGGAACGTCCTGAACGGAGTACCGGATCTGTGGTTGTGTCGAGTCTCGAAGGTACGAGACCGATACTGGTTGAACTGCAAGCGTTGGTGTCCTCAACCACCTACGCGATGCCTAAACGAATGGCGAACGGGGTGGAGGTCAATCGAGTCTCGCTTCTGCTCGCCGTGATGGAGAAACGGCTTGGGGTGCATCTTTCCGGGCAGGACGTGTATGTGAATGTCGTTGGAGGCATGCATATCGACGAACCGGCGATTGACTTGGGGATCGTCGCGGCTGTCACATCGAGTTTACGGGAGGTGCCTGTCGAGCCAGGGACGTTATTGTTGGGAGAAGTAGGCCTGGGAGGCGAGGTACGTGCCGTCAGTCAGGCTGAATTGCGTATTCGTGAGTCCGCCAAGATGGGGTTCAAGCGATGCATTCTGCCTGAACGAAATCTGACGAAGCTCGATCCCATCGAGGGTATGGAGCTGATCGGTATTCAGGAACTGCGGGAGGCATTGGATGTGGTGTTGGCGTAGAAATCGGGAAGCGAGAGGCAGCCAAGGCTCGGTGCTCGCGCAACGCGCACACAAAATTCATCGAATGATGATCACAATGGGCGGTGCTCGTTGCATGCGCGCAGGAGAGCCTTATCCGCCTCTGCTTCCCTGTAAAGGGGAGGGTAGTGGGAAAACTGGATTGCTGCACTTCGTTGGCCTGTGTGTTGCCATCTCCATGCTGGTTGGCTGTGCATTTTTTCCGCCGACGCCCGAACAGCCGCTCAAACGAGTCACCGCCGAAGAACTGACCGATCTGTTGCGCCAGCGAGATGCAGCAATCCATTCTTTGAAGGGGCTGTTCAGCGCAAAAGTGCGTGGCGGGTTCTTGCCGATTGCCTCTCGCGTCGAAGGCGCGGTCTACTACCGTCGGCCGAACGCGTTGCGGCTAAGAGGGTTTACTCCTCTTGGGAATGAGCTGTTCGACTTTGTTCAAACTGATGACCTGTATAAGCTCCGCTTGCCTCTCGAGGGAAAAACCTATGCCGGTCACCAGTCCGACATGAAGGACGGTGGGAAGCTGGCTCGATTCTCTCAGTTGAGTGTATGGGCGGTGGGTGGCCTGTTGGGGACAAACTCCATTGCCAGGGATGAAATGGTGAAGGTCGTGGAAGAGCAAGGTCGATATCGTCTCGACGTCTATGCGTCGACAACCGAGGGAACGAGCCCATCGCGTCCTCCGATCCGGCGCCTATGGTTTGACCGCCGATTGCTGGTGGTACAAGAAGATTGGT includes the following:
- the radA gene encoding DNA repair protein RadA — encoded protein: MKSKIVFSCQTCGHQAPRWLGRCPDCGGWNTMKEERQAATGKGRPAAIKTAQPKATPIGEIEVVGEDRRLTRIGEFDRVLGGGVIPGAVILIGGDPGIGKTTLLLQALPRLATKEAPVLYVSGEESPRQIKMRGQRLGIEHPHLLILAETSLEQILKAVQETGPAAVVIDSIQTVYTEQITSAPGSISQVQEVAGQLMWFAKRAGVPVFIIGHVTKEGAIAGPRLLEHIVDTVLYFEGDKGHSYRILRAVKNRFGSTNEIGVFEMKEVGLEEVNNPSELFLAERPERSTGSVVVSSLEGTRPILVELQALVSSTTYAMPKRMANGVEVNRVSLLLAVMEKRLGVHLSGQDVYVNVVGGMHIDEPAIDLGIVAAVTSSLREVPVEPGTLLLGEVGLGGEVRAVSQAELRIRESAKMGFKRCILPERNLTKLDPIEGMELIGIQELREALDVVLA